The following proteins come from a genomic window of Nostoc sp. TCL26-01:
- a CDS encoding efflux RND transporter permease subunit, which produces MFVDFFIRRPVFTSVCAIIILLVGAISIPTLPTDRYPEISPTQIIVNANYVGASAEVVENTVTSVLERQINGVQGMKYMTSSSSNDGTSTITITFDPSRDKDIAAVDVQNRVSIAQPQLPEAVQRTGVTVSKQSNNILLAIGLYSEKQAFDNVFLSNYADQYLVDSLKRLNGVGEARIFGERRYAMRLWLDPNRLASRNLTAQDVIDAIDEQNIQVGVGQIGQQPSLPGQMYQIDLQARGRLTEATEFADMVIKTGADGTLVKLRDIGRAELGAENYNSFLRFRGNEGVGIGIFPTPGSNALSVAKAVKAEMERLAPNFPPGMKYQVAFDTTLFVEESLAEVVKTLIEALVLVVLVIFIFLQDWRTTLIPVITIPLTLIGTFAFIKVFGFSINTLTLFGLTLATGLVVDDAIIVVENVSRLIEEEGMSPRQAASESMRELFGAVIATSLVLMAVFVPVAFFPGTTGQIYKQFALTIAFSMAISTFLAITLTPSLSALLLRRGQKPRGWLGKIFNQVNRFLDWTRQRYERSLNYLTRIRAIVILLFIASIGVTGWLYLVVPTAFIPEEDQGYFITIIQGPEGVSLNYTSNVMSQVEQEILKLPEVTGTFAIGGFSFSGNSANSGVIFTTLKPWDERHQAGQSAQEIIGKLAGVFSNITEARIFPVSPPPIDGLGNFGGFQFELQDRAGNSGLDNLLQVMGQFMARGNQTPGLQAVFSTFSANTPQMFIDVDRNKAKALEVDVDDVFNTLQAYLGSRYVNDFNFQQRTYRVYVQADAQYRSNPEDIGKLYVRSASNQMISLSNLVNITSATGAQTINHYNLFRAIEINGAAAPGYSSGQATTAMEKLAQEILPASMGYEWSGITAEEKESGGLGPVIFGLGLVFVFLVLAAQYENYVDPLIIMLSVPLAILGALSAEWMRGLANDVFCQVGLVMLIGLASKNAILIVEFANQLREQGLPIVKAAVQASEERLRPILMTSLSFILGVWPLINPVGAGAASRKSLGTAVAGGMIVSTFLSLFIVPILYIVIGKIRDRFRPHPPQPILDHSQDGKVPHTSHR; this is translated from the coding sequence ATGTTTGTTGATTTCTTTATCAGGCGACCTGTATTTACAAGTGTCTGCGCTATTATCATTCTGCTGGTAGGAGCAATCAGCATTCCCACGCTGCCTACGGATCGCTATCCCGAAATTAGCCCGACACAAATTATTGTCAATGCTAATTACGTTGGCGCTAGTGCAGAAGTTGTGGAAAATACTGTGACGAGTGTCTTAGAACGCCAAATTAACGGGGTTCAGGGCATGAAGTACATGACTTCTAGCAGTAGTAATGATGGCACGAGTACAATTACCATCACTTTTGACCCCTCACGGGACAAAGATATTGCCGCAGTTGATGTTCAAAACCGGGTGTCTATTGCCCAACCCCAGCTACCGGAAGCGGTGCAACGGACTGGTGTGACTGTCAGCAAACAGTCTAACAATATCTTGTTAGCGATCGGGTTGTACAGTGAGAAACAAGCATTTGATAATGTATTTTTAAGTAACTACGCCGACCAATATTTAGTAGATTCCCTGAAACGACTTAACGGTGTGGGTGAGGCGCGGATTTTTGGAGAACGCCGCTATGCCATGCGTCTGTGGCTAGACCCAAATCGCCTAGCGAGTCGCAACCTCACGGCTCAAGATGTGATTGATGCGATCGATGAGCAAAACATCCAAGTAGGTGTGGGGCAAATCGGTCAGCAGCCTTCCTTACCCGGTCAAATGTATCAAATCGACCTCCAGGCTCGCGGCAGACTGACGGAAGCGACAGAATTTGCCGATATGGTGATTAAAACCGGGGCTGATGGCACACTAGTAAAGCTTAGAGATATCGGTCGAGCCGAATTAGGTGCAGAAAACTATAACTCGTTTCTGCGGTTTAGAGGTAATGAGGGTGTGGGTATCGGTATATTCCCCACCCCAGGTAGTAATGCTTTATCAGTTGCCAAGGCAGTCAAAGCCGAAATGGAGCGACTAGCGCCCAACTTCCCGCCAGGGATGAAGTATCAAGTGGCGTTTGATACCACATTGTTTGTGGAAGAGTCTCTAGCCGAAGTAGTCAAAACACTAATAGAAGCGCTAGTTCTTGTCGTCTTGGTAATTTTTATCTTCTTGCAGGATTGGCGTACGACACTCATTCCCGTAATTACCATTCCCCTAACATTAATCGGCACTTTCGCCTTTATTAAAGTTTTTGGCTTTTCCATTAATACTTTGACCTTATTCGGTCTGACCCTAGCAACTGGGTTGGTGGTTGACGATGCGATTATTGTTGTAGAAAACGTCTCCCGTTTGATTGAAGAAGAGGGGATGTCACCGCGTCAAGCGGCTTCTGAGTCGATGCGAGAACTGTTTGGGGCAGTAATTGCTACATCTTTAGTCTTGATGGCTGTGTTTGTGCCTGTGGCGTTCTTCCCCGGAACTACAGGACAGATTTACAAACAGTTTGCGCTGACGATCGCCTTTTCCATGGCCATTTCCACCTTCTTAGCCATTACCTTAACCCCTTCTCTCTCCGCCTTATTGCTGCGTCGGGGACAGAAACCCCGTGGTTGGCTGGGGAAAATTTTTAATCAGGTTAACAGGTTTTTGGATTGGACAAGGCAAAGATATGAGCGATCGCTAAATTATCTCACGAGAATTAGAGCGATCGTCATCCTCTTATTTATTGCTTCCATTGGCGTGACAGGCTGGCTTTATCTCGTCGTCCCCACTGCATTTATTCCCGAAGAAGACCAAGGCTATTTCATCACCATTATTCAAGGGCCAGAGGGGGTTTCTCTCAACTACACCAGCAACGTCATGTCTCAGGTGGAACAAGAAATTCTCAAATTGCCGGAAGTCACGGGTACTTTTGCGATCGGCGGTTTTAGTTTTAGTGGCAACAGTGCTAACAGTGGCGTAATTTTTACCACCCTTAAGCCTTGGGATGAGCGTCATCAAGCGGGACAGTCAGCCCAAGAAATTATTGGTAAGTTGGCAGGCGTATTCTCCAACATCACCGAAGCTAGAATTTTTCCTGTGAGTCCACCACCCATCGACGGTTTAGGCAATTTTGGTGGTTTCCAATTTGAACTGCAAGATCGAGCTGGGAACAGTGGCTTGGATAACCTACTACAAGTCATGGGACAGTTCATGGCGCGGGGTAATCAAACTCCAGGGTTACAGGCTGTATTTAGTACCTTTAGTGCCAATACACCCCAAATGTTCATCGATGTAGACCGCAACAAAGCCAAAGCTTTAGAGGTAGATGTCGATGATGTATTTAATACTCTTCAGGCTTATTTGGGTTCGCGCTATGTCAATGACTTTAATTTCCAACAACGAACTTACCGAGTTTATGTGCAAGCTGATGCTCAGTATCGTTCCAACCCAGAAGATATTGGCAAATTATACGTGCGATCTGCCAGCAATCAAATGATTTCCCTGAGTAATTTGGTGAACATAACATCAGCAACTGGCGCACAAACCATCAATCACTACAACCTGTTCCGCGCCATTGAAATTAACGGTGCGGCAGCTCCTGGTTACAGTTCTGGTCAAGCCACAACAGCTATGGAGAAATTGGCACAAGAGATTTTACCCGCCAGTATGGGTTACGAATGGTCAGGGATCACGGCGGAAGAAAAAGAATCTGGAGGTCTAGGTCCGGTAATTTTTGGACTAGGACTAGTATTTGTCTTCCTGGTGTTGGCGGCGCAGTATGAAAATTATGTAGACCCATTGATTATTATGCTGTCCGTTCCCCTAGCTATCTTAGGAGCGCTATCAGCAGAATGGATGCGGGGTTTAGCTAATGATGTGTTTTGCCAGGTAGGTTTGGTAATGTTGATTGGTCTGGCGAGTAAAAATGCCATTTTGATCGTAGAATTTGCCAACCAATTACGAGAGCAAGGTCTGCCAATTGTGAAAGCAGCCGTGCAGGCATCAGAAGAGAGGTTGCGTCCCATTCTCATGACTTCCCTGTCTTTTATTTTGGGTGTTTGGCCGTTGATTAATCCTGTAGGCGCAGGTGCAGCCAGTAGAAAATCTCTGGGTACAGCCGTTGCTGGGGGGATGATTGTTTCTACATTCCTGAGTCTATTTATTGTGCCAATTCTATACATCGTCATTGGCAAAATCCGCGATCGCTTCCGACCCCATCCACCCCAACCAATACTAGATCATAGCCAGGATGGCAAAGTTCCTCACACCAGTCATCGGTAA
- a CDS encoding SDR family oxidoreductase, translating to MATLAGKVAIVTGASRGIGRAIALTLASKGASVVVNYAGRADKAAEVVTEIEKLGVKAIAIQADISKLADIEQLFQQTITHFGKVDILVNNAGTIIYKPIAEITEEDFDKIYAINVKGTFFACQQAAKHMTAGGRIINFSSSTTGMMLPTYSAYVATKGAVEQISRVLAKELGAKGIAVNVVSPGPTDTELFREGKTEAQINHLAQLAAFGKLGDVQEIADVVGFLASDEARWITGQNIRVNGGIV from the coding sequence ATGGCAACTTTGGCAGGAAAAGTGGCAATTGTTACCGGGGCATCACGGGGAATAGGTCGAGCGATCGCCTTGACATTAGCGAGTAAAGGTGCATCTGTGGTTGTTAACTATGCCGGGAGAGCAGATAAAGCCGCAGAAGTGGTGACAGAAATCGAGAAACTAGGAGTAAAAGCCATCGCTATCCAAGCTGATATCAGTAAACTAGCTGATATTGAGCAACTGTTTCAGCAAACAATTACTCACTTTGGTAAAGTTGATATCTTGGTAAATAATGCCGGCACAATTATTTACAAACCCATTGCCGAAATCACCGAAGAGGATTTTGATAAAATTTATGCCATCAACGTCAAAGGCACTTTTTTTGCTTGTCAACAAGCAGCAAAGCACATGACCGCAGGAGGCAGAATCATTAACTTCTCCTCATCGACTACAGGCATGATGTTACCAACCTATAGTGCCTATGTGGCGACAAAAGGCGCGGTAGAACAAATATCACGGGTATTAGCCAAAGAATTGGGAGCAAAAGGTATTGCAGTAAATGTAGTTTCTCCTGGCCCCACTGATACAGAACTTTTTCGAGAAGGCAAAACCGAAGCCCAAATCAATCATCTAGCCCAACTGGCTGCCTTTGGTAAACTAGGTGATGTCCAAGAAATTGCTGATGTCGTGGGGTTTCTTGCTAGCGACGAAGCACGCTGGATCACTGGACAAAACATTCGCGTTAATGGTGGGATAGTTTAA
- a CDS encoding nuclear transport factor 2 family protein: MTQNSENTLKVANQAFTYFTHGLATGEWQAFLDMLTEDFTFWFPMGKFHGLNTGKERAREFFQYVSASFNPGLKLASLDRITSNETTVVFEFRDEGFLLGQPYKNRVAVSFDVRDDKICGYREYFGSDGKSY; encoded by the coding sequence ATGACACAAAATTCAGAAAATACTTTAAAAGTTGCTAATCAAGCATTTACATATTTTACACACGGGTTAGCTACGGGAGAATGGCAAGCATTTCTCGATATGCTGACAGAAGATTTTACTTTTTGGTTTCCTATGGGAAAATTCCACGGTTTAAATACAGGCAAAGAACGAGCTAGAGAGTTTTTTCAATATGTATCTGCATCTTTTAATCCGGGACTGAAGTTAGCTTCCTTAGACCGAATTACTAGCAATGAAACAACCGTAGTTTTTGAGTTTCGAGATGAAGGATTTTTATTGGGACAACCTTATAAAAATCGGGTAGCCGTTTCTTTTGATGTGCGTGACGATAAAATTTGTGGCTATAGAGAATATTTTGGTAGTGATGGAAAATCTTACTAA